One window from the genome of Lasioglossum baleicum chromosome 9, iyLasBale1, whole genome shotgun sequence encodes:
- the LOC143211779 gene encoding uncharacterized protein LOC143211779 isoform X2, producing the protein MQQPQSRPLLGDSVSSTTSPTARRNNPVAVLTHQQLQQLQQLQAQNSSGQSLTFALQQTSNNPQDQGNGSTTGNHIVYVNQLNHLNQGTINPSGTGMGLPPATPSFGVGLNMGLPLSLLNTSLTSLTSNVITTSNPLLNLGLPSINTGLPTINPSLNHLNAINSNLTSNIGSNSISNGLSGLGQDLNNINTGINRLNTLNSTSLNSGLSNVNTGITNVNPNLTSLNSNVNQNLTSLSTNFTSPSSGVSGLTAINPNINANLTTTSINSGVNQGLNRPVNALTTGLTQTSLNSNNTQFPFQTIQSIQSIAPHIVGSNIAHVPSSAISQHPNSNVSTISQISNTGTLTSSSIFTSTSNEPNHSTTANVNHASNVNLTTNIPHLGTMHSNISNVSTSNVQHISASNEPNMSLSHTSSLSSSQSTGFQPQRQYSQGINPGLSSSVTLTGSSQPSNVVSTINTVKSMQNIQSQNISSPSSPFSIPLKSPASNIAPPTPSPSPNRLLLRSPASNSIQSNRNSPSPVGTSTSNNNFNIQMQSPMQSPMSVSQIQSPVLSPYPPAKSPHLLSGNNSLNNRSPAPGGSPGPPVVRSNTPILQQGMQVLQIIHGTPQGYQSTPTQLVTRTHLFGNQQIQIATTKPAKQPPQILPKPPNQQTAGSQQKQQRVTTTITNQVTQQTQPQLVLAGPQPNPTTATMIPTAQGLLLNQLTQQQLVRVVTAQGMQLQGITPTFFAVPNGFPPAASPVIRHTPSSPAPAANSGTGNSIVIQNAMVQSPQPQISQVGSGTNTGSTPCTQTVVEQSLLPPPKKKAKKKKKAKRKDDEPPKLDLASIMKISGIGDDDDIFDTDLTTESEVSCQVQVESSSGQNLGQLPPQVTTPTSSAQNLIQVPVPNTTNTQTSVSQTLNSQLVAQLQMPVQSTMQGQLRFALGEDGRVVLHRTPEPNQPEMDQATAQALIRSLTQGGGQNSPIISQLLGQAQTTTQTTQSTVLQRQKFVRSPLSSSVTTVTTTVSPAGPQSVTCATSPQHVQVCSKPSNQQKSVNVPQESNPVLNVCVQSNLGSLQALDIQPSKNITVQNLIPPSKTTPSPNSSLVQPNSNVLTTSDVLVPKPSCATFSVQSSRLTNPNQATTNQQNSNVSTQKSSQVRLTNACVTTNVRQNLNKISQSGAHVQKSLPNSLIVQNEHNIAKNNQNLQQGNQQDSIALQQETPMFQHNQHQQITAQAVQTQNVQHVFEQNLQTPGSNVQHNSVNMLQQQSSCNTMQHDAMNVLQQHSSIQQNTINMLQQNPAGNVQNIEQNLQSGISDIAQAQQNVIASMQQQNTSAILHNTSVQQNMNVQQQKVVAQANTFSSVNAQHFESQNTANTIQQQQQQQQGLNTQQNSHHQNIVITNAPASSNTIPQNESQKVETQSATMLNSAANNILNNAPKITPEILNALSNLNPNDQLLIANANGQMQVISQQLLQQFLAGQLNATSQVQNQNQTQKIVIGEPDANNQNLQGVQINTPTSQIIVNSSGGAPTIQNNIQNIVVQAAPSQMPQHIQIQNSGFPSQFIDNLNQQQIRNIGQTSQPKKAKIVKRTKTVVTTQNTGNAQVTKTVTVSRPTMVSTNTTNLHKVDNSSKTNAVVSQSTNLIKSESTQIITNGPVLPPSPGSHLSVPSNGQVVQKVQTIQLPAQKQQLLKNINSQIQAILARKSGTQPDQTVLTKLYQEQAKILASGKVVSTTTHSVSSGAEASFNVNVVSTLASTITPQNSYKNQTSAVQTQTHTATAVVTSQNLNPSIPTTVQSNTSNSYMNNLTVPPSVQGQHCIHNSQNVHQAHTKQHKNYQNHGNQILSPSSANMQIFSPPIASVATVQGNAQQLAPVQTQSTGMQQSTQCQTDPLDIKPNIQISSPIKQELSSPIQVQVQSGSPAGQVASPRMIGKGPQRIQSPVNTNNSSNKQIVSPNSNTSPLVSPRQGVKRPASSPICRQINRSDMLEQQLKTDQNDAIKPDVNTPFLSKRDACKRLVRYHCLNEQVLSPKDLAKADEIFEETAKHLLTKFNSMMNKYTYLLLMESMREVRTSELMMIDRTFVAEEQSILNRLREQEAKVNDEFRKEEKPLVPKVEPGLRDEDKLSPPLTNVSVKRELEDDFPSDEIECKPVIKSSSCTSGDYDEWVEIQKELGVYPSTTDSSKCKNSNNSSSNSACAVAVTKSSKAERTRANGECRANVPSASVSGVQNTVVKDSCEQDNAPVFERRWSSATDLERDLLEDTDSLDGLALHSQTQCPGSLHITNESGNGNEHDDITAQVQSAIDSILNLKKRPTNTLPGSSGNSASQSSESKDTVLDQAVRSILGS; encoded by the exons ATGCAGCAGCCTCAGTCACGCCCTCTTCTCGGGGACTCAGTATCCTCTACAACTTCCCCGACTGCTCGGCGTAACAATCCTGTTGCTGTTTTAACGCATCAACAA tTGCAACAATTGCAACAATTACAGGCCCAAAACTCGAGTGGTCAGTCTCTGACATTTGCTTTGCAACAAACATCAAATAAT CCACAAGACCAAGGAAATGGATCTACGACTGGAAATCACATAGTATATGTAAACCAACTAAATCATTTAAATCAGGGTACCATAAATCCCTCGGGGACTGGTATGGGCCTACCCCCGGCCACCCCCTCTTTTGGGGTGGGCCTTAATATGGGATTGCCACTATCACTTCTAAATACCAGTCTTACATCCCTCACATCTAATGTTATCACTACGTCAAATCCTCTGCTCAATTTGGGCCTGCCAAGCATAAATACAGGACTACCTACGATAAATCCTAGCCTGAATCACTTGAATGCTATAAACTCCAATTTAACTTCGAATATTGGTTCAAACAGTATTAGTAATGGTTTATCTGGTTTGGGACaggatttaaataatataaatactgGAATTAATAGACTTAATACGTTAAATTCGACGAGTTTAAACTCTGGATTGTCGAATGTTAATACTGGAATTACGAATGTAAATCCAAATTTGACAAGTTTAAACTCGAACGTAAACCAGAATCTTACCAGTTTAAGCACAAACTTCACTTCTCCAAGTTCTGGTGTGTCTGGTTTAACAGCTATTAATCCAAACATAAATGCAAATTTGACGACTACCAGTATAAATTCTGGTGTAAATCAGGGTCTGAATCGACCTGTTAATGCTTTAACAACTGGATTGACTCAAACTAGTCTGAATTCTAACAATACGCAATTTCCATTCCAAACCATACAAAGTATACAAAGTATTGCACCACACATTGTTGGATCGAATATTGCACATGTACCAAGTTCTGCCATATCGCAACACCCAAATTCAAACGTTTCTACTATTTCACAAATATCGAATACTGGTACTTTAACAAGCTCCAGTATATTTACGAGCACTTCGAACGAACCAAATCATTCAACCACAGCGAATGTGAATCACGCTTCAAATGTGAATCTCACTACTAATATTCCACATCTTGGTACAATGCACTCAAATATATCTAATGTATCAACGTCTAATGTACAGCATATATCCGCATCAAACGAGCCGAATATGTCACTGAGTCATACATCTTCCTTAAGTTCCTCTCAATCAACTGGATTTCAACCTCAGCGACAGTATTCGCAGGGAATTAACCCTGGCTTAAGTTCGTCAGTAACATTAACGGGCTCGTCTCAGCCATCAAATGTGGTCAGTACAATAAATACTGTAAAATCTATGCAAAACATTCAAAGTCAAAATATTAGTTCTCCAAGTAGTCCGTTCTCGATACCATTGAAAAGTCCGGCGTCCAATATCGCACCACCTACACCAAGCCCTAGTCCTAACAGGCTATTACTTAGAAGTCCAGCTTCGAATTCGATACAATCGAACCGGAATAGCCCGAGTCCTGTTGGGACATCAActtcaaataataattttaatatacaaatgcAAAGTCCGATGCAGAGTCCAATGAGTGTTAGCCAAATTCAAAGTCCTGTACTTAGTCCATATCCTCCTGCAAAAAGTCCTCATCTATTAAGTGGAAATAACTCTCTAAACAACAGAAGTCCAGCACCTGGCGGTAGTCCTGGTCCACCTGTG GTTAGATCTAATACACCTATTCTGCAACAAGGTATGCAAGTATTGCAAATAATTCATGGCACACCACAGGGGTATCAATCAACACCAACACAGCTAGTAACTAGAACACATCTATTTGGAAATCAACAAATTCAAATAGCAACAACTAAACCTGCCAAGCAGCCTCCACAAATTTTACCAAAACCTCCTAATCAACAAACCGCTGGATCACAACAAAAACAACAACGTGTTACTACCACGATTACAAATCAA GTCACTCAACAAACTCAACCACAGTTAGTTCTTGCTGGACCTCAGCCAAATCCTACAACAGCTACGATGATACCTACAGCACAAGGCCTCCTTTTAAATCAA TTAACGCAACAGCAGTTAGTAAGAGTTGTCACGGCACAGGGAATGCAATTACAAGGCATTACTCCTACGTTTTTCGCTGTGCCTAATGGATTTCCTCCAGCTGCTTCTCCAGTAATTAGACATACTCCATCAAGTCCCGCACCCG cTGCGAATTCTGGAACAGGCAACTCTATAGTGATTCAAAACGCAATGGTACAAAGTCCTCAACCACAGATCTCGCAAGTCGGATCGGGTACTAACACCGGTAGTACTCCGTGTACGCAAACTGTCGTTGAACAGAGTTTGCTACCACCTCCGAAaaagaaagcgaaaaaaaagaaaaaggcgaAACGAAAGGACGACGAACCACCGAAATTAGATCTTGCTAGTATAATGAAAATATCCGGGATAGGAGACGACGATGATATTTTTGATACTGATCTTACAACTGAATCTGAGGTTTCTTGTCAAGTTCAAGTTGAATCAAGTTCAGGACAAAATCTAGGACAACTTCCACCTCAAGTGACTACACCTACTAGTTCTGCTCAGAATCTGATACAAGTACCTGTACCAAATACAACGAATACACAAACTTCTGTGTCCCAGACACTTAATAGTCAACTTGTTGCCCAACTTCAGATGCCTGTACAGAGCACAATGCAGGGTCAATTACGATTTGCTCTCGGGGAGGATGGAAGAGTTGTTTTACATCGAACACCGGAACCAAATCAACCAGAAATGGATCAGGCGACCGCTCAAGCATTAATACGATCGTTAACGCAAGGTGGTGGACAAAATTCGCCCATTATTTCGCAGCTTCTTGGACAGGCACAAACTACAACGCAGACTACGCAAAGTACTGTATTACAGAGACAGAAATTTGTTAGGTCACCTCTTTCATCCAGTGTTACAACAGTTACTACTACTGTAAGTCCCGCAGGCCCTCAAAGTGTTACTTGTGCTACTAGTCCGCAACACGTGCAAGTATGCTCGAAACCAAGTAATCAGCAGAAAAGTGTAAATGTTCCTCAAGAATCTAATCCTGTGTTAAACGTTTGTGTCCAAAGTAACCTTGGGTCTTTGCAAGCATTGGATATACAACCATCGAAAAACATTACCGTACAAAATCTTATACCACCATCAAAAACTACTCCATCGCCTAACTCTAGCCTCGTGCAACCGAACAGTAATGTTTTGACGACTTCTGATGTTCTTGTGCCGAAACCGTCGTGTGCTACATTCAGTGTGCAAAGTTCTCGATTAACTAATCCGAACCAAGCAACTACTAATCAACAAAATTCTAATGTTTCTACACAAAAATCTAGTCAAGTGCGGCTCACGAATGCTTGCGTAACTACTAACGTGcgacaaaatctaaataaaatatcGCAAAGTGGTGCGCATGTTCAAAAGTCATTGCCAAATAGTTTAATTGTACAAAACGAACACAACATTGCGAAAAATAATCAGAATCTTCAGCAAGGGAACCAACAGGATAGTATTGCATTGCAACAAGAAACACCAATGTTTCAGCATAATCAGCATCAGCAGATAACGGCGCAGGCTGTGCAAACGCAAAACGTTCAACATGTTTTCGAACAAAATCTTCAAACTCCTGGATCAAATGTTCAACATAATTCTGTAAATATGTTGCAGCAACAAAGCTCTTGTAATACCATGCAACACGATGCCATGAATGTATTACAACAACATTCTAGTATCCAACAAAATACGATTAACATGCTACAGCAAAACCCAGCCGGTAATGTACAAAATATCGAACAAAATTTACAATCTGGAATTAGTGATATAGCTCAAGCACAACAAAACGTTATCGCCAGTATGCAACAACAAAATACATCCGCTATTTTGCACAACACGAGTGTACAACAGAATATGAATGTGCAACAACAGAAAGTTGTTGCTCAAGCTAATACGTTTTCTTCTGTGAATGCACAACATTTTGAAAGTCAAAATACAGCTAACACCatacagcagcaacagcaacagcagcaagGACTAAATACACAACAAAATAGTCAccatcaaaatattgttataacgaACGCTCCAGCTTCTTCTAATACTATTCCACAAAATGAATCTCAAAAAGTAGAAACTCAAAGTGCAACAATGCTTAATTCAGCGGCGAACAATATACTAAACAACGCGCCAAAAATTACACCCGAAATTTTGAACGCATTAAGCAATTTGAATCCCAACGACCAATTATTAATTGCTAACGCGAATGGACAAATGCAGGTAATCAGTCAACAACTGTTGCAACAATTCTTGGCTGGACAATTAAATGCAACCAGCCAAGTACAAAATCAAAACCAAACCCAAAAAATAGTAATTGGTGAACCAGATGCAAACAATCAGAATTTACAAGGTGTACAAATCAATACACCAACAAGTCAAATAATTGTAAATAGTTCTGGTGGAGCTCCTACTATTCAAAATAACATACAAAATATTGTAGTACAAGCTGCGCCTTCACAAATGCCGCAACATATACAGATCCAAAATTCCGGCTTTCCAAGTCAATTCATTGACAATCTAAATCAGCAACAGATAAGGAATATAGGACAAACGAGTCAACCAAAGAAGGCGAAAATTGTTAAAAGAACAAAGACTGTTGTTACTACTCAAAACACTGGAAATGCCCAG GTGACAAAAACTGTTACGGTTTCTCGTCCAACAATGGTATCAACGAATACAACAAACCTTCATAAGGTGGATAATTCTAGTAAAACAAATGCTGTGGTATCTCAAAGTACAAATCTGATTAAGAGCGAGTCTACTCAAATTATCACAAATGGTCCTGTACTTCCACCGTCTCCTGGAAGTCACTTATCAGTTCCCTCGAATGGCCAAGTGGTTCAAAAAGTGCAGACCATTCAGCTTCCTGCTCAAAAAcagcaattattgaaaaatataaattctcaAATACAAGCTATTTTAGCTCGTAAATCGGGTACGCAACCGGATCAAACCGTTTTAACTAAATTATATCAAGAACAAGCAAAAATTTTAGCGAGTGGAAAAGTTGTTAGTACTACGACACATTCCGTTAGCAGT GGTGCAGAAGCAAGTTTCAATGTAAATGTAGTTTCAACACTAGCGTCTACCATAACTCCGCAAAATTCTTATAAAAATCAGACATCAGCAGTACAAACTCAAACACACACAGCTACTGCTGTAGTAACATCGCAAAATTTAAATCCAAGCATACCAACGACTGTGCAAAGTAACACAAGTAATAGTTATATGAATAATCTTACT GTACCACCATCTGTGCAAGGACAACACTGTATACACAACAGTCAGAACGTGCATCAAGCGCACACAAAGCAGcacaaaaattatcaaaatcatgGAAACCAGATATTGAGTCCGTCCTCTGCCAATATGCAAATTTTCTCACCACCGATTGCTTCTGTAGCTACTGTGCAGGGCAACGCACAACAGTTAGCTCCGGTCCAAACACAATCGACAGGAATGCAACAATCAACGCAATGTCAAACTGACCCATTAGATATTAAACCCAACATACAAATATCGAGTCCTATTAAACAAGAACTATCTTCACCTATTCAAGTACAAGTTCAAAGTGGCTCCCCTGCCGGACAGGTAGCCTCGCCTAGAATGATTGGCAAAGGACCACAAAGGATTCAAAGTCCAGTAAACACGAATAACAGTTCGAATAAACAGATTGTCAGTCCTAATAGTAACACTAGCCCTTTAGTAAGTCCTAGACAAGGTGTAAAAAGACCTGCGTCTAGCCCAATTTGTAGGCAGATTAATCGCAGTGACAT GTTGGAACAACAACTGAAAACGGATCAAAACGATGCGATTAAGCCGGATGTAAACACACCATTTTTAAGCAAGCGGGATGCTTGTAAACGTCTTGTAAGGTATCATTGTTTAAACGAACAAGTACTTAGTCCGAAAGATTTAGCAAAAGCTGATGAGATATTTGAAGAAACGGCGAAACATCTCTTGACAAAATTCAACTCTATGATGAACAAGTACACGTACCTTCTTTTAATGGAAAGCATG CGAGAAGTGAGGACATCGGAACTAATGATGATCGATAGAACTTTTGTTGCCGAAGAGCAGAGTATATTAAATAGGTTACGAGAACAAGAGGCTAAAGTTAATG ATGAATTTAGAAAGGAAGAAAAGCCATTGGTGCCAAAGGTTGAACCTGGTCTTAGAGACGAAGACAAATTATCACCACCATTAACTAACGTTTCCGTAAaacgtgaattagaagatgactTTCCAAGTGACGAAATCGAATGTAAACCAGTGATTAAATCATCAAGTTGTACTAGTGGTGATTACGACGAGTGGGTagaaattcaaaaggaactcgGTGTATATCCATCTACCACGGACTCGTCcaaatgtaaaaatagtaataatagtagtagtaatagTGCATGTGCTGTGGCTGTAACAAAATCGTCGAAAGCTGAAAGAACACGAGCGAACGGTGAATGTCGTGCGAATGTACCAAGTGCGAGTGTTTCTGGAGTTCAAAACACAGTTGTAAAAGACAGTTGTGAACAAGATAATGCACCGGTTTTTGAGAGACGTTGGAGTAGCGCTACAGACCTTGAACGAGATCTACTAGAAGACACTGACAGCTTAGATGGACTGGCTTTACATTCTCAAACACAATGTCCAGGCTCTCTTCACATAACTAATGAAAGTGGGAATGGTaatgaacacgatgatattaCCGCACAGGTACAATCTGCTATCGATAGCATTCTTAATCTTAAAAAACGTCCTACAAACACATTACCTGGCAGTAGTGGTAACAGTGCATCACAGTCTAGTGAATCAAAGGACACAGTGCTTGACCAAGCAGTCCGCAGCATTTTAGGCTCGTGA